CAAAACTGCCTATAGcaatcaaaagtttaaaaacatgcttctgaaaaaacttgctagtgagaaaaattgtcatttgcAGCTGATCCaggaataataattattattctatttagtcttaacagtaaaatgttatattgaaaactaatttgcagaaattaaaaacaaagcaaGAAACCCCTCAAAATGATGTCAGTTTTGCTGTGATGCCATTTTTGAGGGGAAGCCATTTTTTGTGATGCCATTTTTAATTATgggaaatttgttttcaaaataaattttcactattaagattaaaaaataatattttaatcttaaaatattttcaagattaAACTTTTTGCTTAATTAAGATTCCTTCCAATCCCTCAATCAACTTCAAATGATAACTTTTGGAAACTATTTACTGTCTTGCCTTTTGGGGCCCCATTGAGtgctaaaaatggaatttccctgaaaaaatgATTACTGAACTATGAAAGAGTATTGAAAAGGGCATCAACTGATGCATTTACTTTCATCCTAGCCAAATTGTGTTGTGAACTACAAATACCAATGCACCTCTTAGAAATGGGTCCAGAGCCCAAATTATCACCTTAATCCatttaaaagctttaaaatCCTTCATGTTTGTAGTGTTCTTGAGTTGATGCCTACATTTGAACCTCCACTACTTCTCCCACCCCTTGTCAAGATGGTTTTGAAAGACTAGGTAGAGAAAGTGCTGACAGTAATTCCAGCAGTTTGCGACTCTTGTTGAGAAGTGAGTTGTTGCCTTGAAATAACCTTGTAATTTAAACCCTTGCTGGTTTTGCTTGAAtcaagaaaattgcaaatcagCCCTTATTATGAATATTTGAATTCATCATAAACTTTGCCTCAAGCAAAATGGATACACACAAGAGTATCAtactcctttttttagtttcatgctgtctttaatttttttttgtctcttgtcTAAATTGCTTAGTTTGAAATTGGAAGCACTGTATTTTTGTTGGTGAGATTAGATCTGTTCATTTTTGAGAACAATAGGTAAAAGCAACAGAGGAATCAACCTGATCACTAATTTgtgtattaaattttaatttctaatctgCATTGTGCACATTAGtattatataataaatgtaCTTAGTACTTTAAATtgcgttgatttttttttttgcctgaccCCAGGTTTTAGCAGTGTTTCTACCATTCTAACAAAACATCTTTGCCAGAAATTGTGATTTTGGAAGCTAACAGAAAAGTGTTTGCAAAGTTACTGAAAAATTTCTCTAAGAAAGTAAATTACTGATAAGAACCAAGTCAGTGTCTACTAGATATTGTCAGTTAAAATTGTAAAGAAACCAAGCCTCAATAAACGCACTTTTTTGGGCCTTATTTATGATGTATgtctatttagaaaaatttcatttttctaacaaatAGCTTGCCACTGTTCAGTGGCCTTTGGAGTGGGAAAGAGTGGGGATAGTACTTCAAAAGATCCTCTTTGGGCATAGGTTAGGCTCTGGATCCATCCTTTATATTTTCAGTTCATATAAATCTGCTTATTTCTTAGGTAGCAAATATCCCAATATCAAGACCTTTACTGAACTCCTCCTAAAACAGCTACAGTAAACAGCTACAgtaaagttataaaattttctataattctTAAATATAACAACAAATATTCAAATGGATCATGAATAAAGATTAGTTAAGATTAAAAAATCTTAGAATAGTTTGTAAATAAATCTCTATGTAAGTATTGTACTGTAGTTTTTAGAAGATATAACATAAATGTTAAAATGTCAGCTAGGCTACAAGTGCTTAATTTTAGGGAAACAGTCAAGAAGTGTATAAGacttgttattttcattaagagtttttttcttccttattttaccaatttatATTTAATGAATTTAGTAAGCTCTTTGCTACTGTAAACTTTCAGCAGCAATGTTGGAATGTGACTTTGGAGTAGCACTAAAATCTTTTTGAGGGAAGGAAGGTAAatttcctctaattttcttCTACAAAGttattatacataaaaaaaagttggtaACATTTGAAGCAAAACCTAAAATTCTGAACTTTTACTGTTTAAATGTCAACAGATATTTGTAAGGTGTTTCAGGTCTTAGACCCATGAAACGccaaaaatattaccatttttcTATAATTCTTAAATAGGTATCTTTTTACTATACTAATGAAATTGGACCCTCTTCCCCAAGGAATTTTAAGATTTAGATCTGTGAAGTTGCAATTTTTGCAAACTCTATGATTCTAaaaattaagttgttttttcctgttttgaaccattgttttttttattatgtgtgtGTTGATGCTGCTACCATTAATAATTGTTTGGGATCTTTAGCCCAGCTTTTCTTTATTTGTGAATATCTGTTGTAGATTTATTTTAGGTATTCCAAAAATAACTGAATGTAGAACATATTTTATTGTCTTTCAGGGACTCTCAGTGTAAGAATTTCCTGTCCACTTCTAGTAGCCTCTTTGGGTTTCTAGAATTCTTTGATGATCCAAAAAATTTTGGGGCTCAAGAAGTAAAAGTAGGAAGATCTTGGAAAGTTGATGAGTTACGACTTAAGAGCAATGTTGATCTTCACAAATTGTGGTAAGCTTGATTTGAATGCTTGTGTAGCCATGCTGACATAATGGGAGGCAAGGTAGCTCATCTCTATTGttggtctaaaaaaaactttctccaGGAAAGTTTAGAAAGATACAGACTTGAAACAGTTTTCATGTATGGTACCACATTCATTATAAATGTTTGTTAATCTATACAAAGCTAAATAGTGgatgtttttatatttctatgtaTAACCATTTCTAATTATAGGGAGGaggaccctcccccctccacacACTAAATTTGGTCTGCTGAACCTCTGTGGAAGTTTTAGATAATATTAGCCTATTATTGGATAATATTAATGTAATTTTTCAgttcaactttttcagttttatggaaactttgatggtgacaggttaggttaggtttttagCCCATTTCTGAGATTAGTATGTAATTTAACCTAACCAAACATTAACTTCCACCATCAAAGCaagcataagactgaaaaagtgGATTTACAAAGCTAATaaaatccaagcagagaaaaaggaattttggacattcactggtgaatgtcaacattaaccagattttggacattcacagtaacatgCACACGGAAAAGGGAAAAATGATAGCTGAGGTGAGTCAGAGTAAGTTTTGTGATTAGAAAAAAGTGATCGAGTACTTCCTGTAtgcacaaattttcaatttctatgaTTAAACGACCAAAAGTGGGGCCTTCATACCCATGCCTCTCAAATTTTCCTCCCCTCTTTTCATAATAATTCATAATTCATGTGGTCTCATAGGCAAGGTTTTCAAACCAAGTAAATAGCTTAGGCTGACATCAAGTTGAAACCTTGTTGAAGTCATGTGTCTATAGATAAGTAAATTTATATGATAAAACGACCCGAAGTGGGGCTTATGCCTATGCATCCTCCAATCTCAATCTACTCCCAGTTTCTATAAACTTTTCATGCttctatatattatttatttattatgtttttatttctctataTATTTGTAGCAACTAATTTAGTCTTATTAGGCTGATGTTTTGTTGGTGGGTTCACCAACAAAACATTATTTATTAGGCTGATATGGTGTCTTTTGTTGGtgggtttttttattttaagattaaacaaaaagtagttttttatgAGAAGTAAATAGAAGTAAGTGagaagtaaaactaaaaacaatcagaaattaccCAGTAAAAGATTTCAAACTAAGATTGACTAGAAATCACTTGAATGAAGAGATTAAGCTTAAAAGCCTAAAACTAAAATCAACAGTGATTACCAGAAATGAGATTGATGTTGCTGCCTTTGTGTCCCCTTAAAAAGCTATGTGCATTCTATTAGTTTGATTATTCTATTAAGCAAATGGCCCTTATTTCAATTAAGTTCCGTTTGTTCTCTATTGAAAACTAATTAGATTGTTCAAATTAAAAGTGTTGTTtggtttattgtttttctgtatatttgaAAGGATTGGATTTAAGGTTTAAGTTCTGTATAAGAAATGttggcattttattttttattttttgcaggtAAGTAAAGATGGGTTTAGTTTGGACTTATCCCTTGGCTCAAGGCCATACACATGTCTCTTGTAGTTTCTGGGCTCTATAGAACATAGGTAATGTTAAAAGTGCAACTCAATTAATAGGAAATATACAGCAGAATTTTATTTGCTTGATCCAAGGAATGTGCATATCTAGCACTTTAAATCTAGCTCCACGATCAAAATAAGCAAACTATTTCTGCGCGACTTTTTAAGCAGAAATTcgactttttgctttttttgtgattAATGAGTTGCGATTTGTCTCATAAGTCTCAAGAAAGTTGTCCGTGaaagaaaatttgttgttttttttttcctgtagaaccgactaatgagatagtagtgactcagataaattttaatttcagttacaTGAACAAATAGATATGATCCCGGATAGATATATCGtatatttatttggaaattttattgCCCAACTTGGTAGAAACAAAGATAGATGGTATCTTAGCCTAGGTAAATTCGGTTTAGGAAAAGACTGCAGCAAGTTTGTAGGTATAAATATCGAGTTATAACCAATAGaaccaactgaaagtaaggagcgacatggttcaatagtaaacgaaactcgaAAAAACGGAATTAAGTtaaatgttacccatcaaaggctacaatcttgagaaaatttgcctgatttttcaaaaagggggaaacacccctagaagtcaaatcacaccatcggattcatagaaccctactggagaggtttcaagctcctatctgcttCCTCCAATTCGGGTCGCTCGTTACTTACatttcgctaccacgaactcttgtattttttttcttcttttttttttgcagcccTACAGTCTTAAGGTTTTAATTTAAGAGGACACTTTTGCTATCATTCAACGCTTTGTTCtataaatataactttgaaTCTGGTTCAGTGTTATAGACTTCAGAAAatgctataatttttttcattgactaGTTACTTGACATTTTGTAGATGTGCCATTTTCTGCTCAAATACTCAAATAGGTGTCATGAGCAGTCTTAAGTTAAATTTGGGAAGTGTATTTGGcagattgaaattttttattttagaagtttttttcccttttgctAATTATCATTTGCTCCTTATTTGAGATaggttttcttcattccttaGCAGGAAAGAACTGCTCCCTATCTGGTAGCAACTATAAGAAAACAGCTGCCACCTTAGTGGTTTAGAATGCTGGCCGAGTGTTTTCCACTCTACCCAACTATGCTTTACATGCAAGAAGTCACTTGAAAATCTTTTTGTCTACTCGAGAAAACAGATGGGGATATCATATTTGGATCTATCTTCTATGGACGCGACCTAATGTCTAGTTGCTTCTATTTCATGAAACAACTTGTTCTCATGAAGTTGTTGATTATAGGTATATTTTACTGAAAGAAAGAAACATGTTATTGACAATGGAACATGCCCATAAAGAAGAAGCTCAGTATTTTCCTAATCCTGAAAGGATGGACAAAGTTGAGGAATCTATGGAAAATCTCGAGAAAGTCGTCCGCGAAAGAAACAGAGCATATTGGCAACTGGAAACAGGGAAGTCTGGAGAACAAGAAGGAGAACAAATACTCAATGAGCTTGGTAAGTAATGATGGGTTTAGTTCATACTTCTCACTTGGCTCAAGGCCATGCAATTGTCCTTAGTAGTTTCTGGGCTCTATAGAACATAGACAATGTTAAAAATGTTACTTAAGTAGTAGGAAATATACAGTAGATTTTT
This genomic stretch from Artemia franciscana unplaced genomic scaffold, ASM3288406v1 Scaffold_1424, whole genome shotgun sequence harbors:
- the LOC136042534 gene encoding large ribosomal subunit protein uL29m-like produces the protein MNRISNISRLCNAASSLKFIQTSRDSQCKNFLSTSSSLFGFLEFFDDPKNFGAQEVKVGRSWKVDELRLKSNVDLHKLWYILLKERNMLLTMEHAHKEEAQYFPNPERMDKVEESMENLEKVVRERNRAYWQLETGKSGEQEGEQILNEL